A single region of the Chionomys nivalis chromosome 23, mChiNiv1.1, whole genome shotgun sequence genome encodes:
- the Rab30 gene encoding ras-related protein Rab-30: MSMEDYDFLFKIVLIGNAGVGKTCLVRRFTQGLFPPGQGATIGVDFMIKTVEINGEKVKLQIWDTAGQERFRSITQSYYRSANALILTYDITCEESFRCLPEWLREIEQYASNKVITVLVGNKIDLAERREVSQQRAEEFSEAQDMYYLETSAKESDNVEKLFLDLACRLISEARQNTLVNNVSSPLPGEGKSISYLTCCNFN; the protein is encoded by the exons ATGAGTATGGAAGATTATGATTTCCTCTTCAAGATTGTTTTAATTGGCAACGCTGGAGTGGGGAAGACGTGCCTAGTCCGACGATTCACTCAG GGTCTTTTCCCCCCAGGTCAAGGAGCCACAATTGGAGTCGATTTTATGATTAAAACAGTAGAGATTAATGGTGAAAAAGTAAAG TTACAGATCTGGGACACTGCAGGTCAAGAGAGATTTCGTTCAATTACCCAAAGTTATTACCGAAGCGCCAATGCCTTGATCCTTACCTATGACATCACCTGTGAGGAATCTTTCCGTTGCCTTCCTGAGTGGTTGCGAGAGATAGAACAGTATGCTAGCAATAAGGTCATCACTGTGCTAGTGG GCAACAAGATTGACCTGGCTGAAAGGAGAGAGGTCtcccagcagagggcagaggaattCTCAGAGGCTCAGGACATGTATTACCTGGAGACTTCAGCCAAGGAATCCGATAACGTGGAGAAACTCTTCCTTGACTTAGCATGCCGGCTCATCAGTGAAGCAAGACAGAACACACTGGTGAACAATGTATCTTCACCCTTACCCGGAGAGGGCAAAAGCATCAGCTATTTGACTTGTTGTAATTTCAACTAA